Proteins encoded within one genomic window of Bacillus thuringiensis:
- a CDS encoding DUF1129 domain-containing protein, whose product MKISKEGEKFLIDTKVYLITKGIKEEDVDAFLEDAELHLIEGEKEGKTVSDIFGDSPKEYAEELAKEMEKDKSGSVKTILGMIIGIGGYWLLTNILFGNPNQQFTLTNVQLIGYPIVLIITIIGTIVAFRMSSFKSKLVEFGIIYIIVMIPILLLVLLMFMNKWYGTPILQLSTMQTYILAVTIFLLLLIGEVYVLGWMGVLVLIVPLAIMFLFKDLEERNVFWGIAKILLMYGSIYGLMRWSLKIEERKSVN is encoded by the coding sequence ATGAAGATTTCTAAAGAAGGGGAAAAGTTTTTAATCGATACGAAAGTGTATTTAATAACAAAAGGAATTAAAGAAGAAGATGTGGACGCCTTTCTAGAAGATGCAGAGCTTCATTTAATAGAAGGTGAGAAAGAGGGAAAGACGGTAAGTGATATATTTGGTGATTCACCAAAAGAGTATGCGGAAGAATTAGCGAAAGAGATGGAGAAGGATAAAAGCGGAAGTGTAAAGACTATTTTAGGAATGATAATTGGAATAGGGGGATATTGGTTACTTACAAATATTTTATTTGGAAATCCGAATCAACAATTTACGTTAACAAATGTACAGTTAATTGGTTATCCTATCGTTTTAATTATTACAATTATTGGAACGATTGTTGCGTTTAGAATGTCTTCTTTTAAAAGTAAATTAGTAGAGTTTGGGATTATTTATATAATAGTGATGATACCTATTTTATTATTGGTGTTATTAATGTTTATGAATAAATGGTATGGGACGCCAATTTTACAATTGTCGACAATGCAGACATATATATTAGCAGTAACTATATTTTTATTACTTCTTATTGGTGAAGTATATGTTCTTGGTTGGATGGGTGTTTTGGTACTAATTGTTCCTCTTGCGATTATGTTCTTATTTAAAGACTTGGAAGAAAGAAATGTATTTTGGGGAATTGCAAAGATCTTACTTATGTATGGAAGTATATATGGATTAATGAGATGGTCTTTAAAAATTGAAGAGAGAAAAAGTGTAAACTAG
- a CDS encoding DUF1129 domain-containing protein: MLSNEARKFLLDMRLFLTAKGVKESDIESFIEDAELHLIEGESDGKRVEDIFGSSPKEYANELVKVMERDRQETWKQIGFTVMNIVSFWIIASILIVNNGILQISLIQCIGYSFTLIIAVMGPNFLLRKMTFVTSFTKTWFAMWSLVIIAPMFLIGAVTILDVIYPTKMFIFTQMQSYILAGGIFIITVAINIYFNGWFKNLYLIIPLSIMLMFKTFTSEDLMPMLFQIICLYGSLFILIFLEIMMKTNRRETV; the protein is encoded by the coding sequence ATGTTATCAAATGAAGCACGGAAGTTTTTATTAGATATGAGATTATTTTTGACCGCAAAGGGTGTGAAAGAAAGCGATATTGAGAGCTTTATCGAAGACGCAGAACTTCATTTAATAGAAGGTGAAAGTGATGGGAAAAGAGTAGAAGATATTTTCGGAAGCTCACCGAAAGAATATGCAAATGAACTTGTAAAAGTGATGGAAAGAGATAGACAAGAAACGTGGAAGCAAATTGGTTTTACAGTAATGAATATCGTATCTTTTTGGATTATTGCTTCTATCTTAATAGTAAATAACGGAATTCTACAGATTTCACTTATTCAGTGTATTGGCTATAGCTTTACATTGATCATAGCAGTAATGGGGCCTAATTTTCTACTTCGTAAAATGACCTTCGTAACAAGCTTTACAAAAACATGGTTTGCTATGTGGTCGTTAGTCATAATCGCACCAATGTTTCTAATAGGGGCTGTAACGATATTAGATGTGATTTATCCTACAAAAATGTTTATATTCACCCAAATGCAAAGTTATATATTAGCTGGTGGTATTTTCATCATTACAGTAGCAATAAATATATATTTTAATGGATGGTTTAAAAACTTATATTTAATCATCCCGCTTTCTATTATGTTAATGTTTAAAACATTTACATCTGAAGATCTCATGCCAATGTTATTTCAAATTATATGTTTATACGGAAGTTTGTTTATTTTGATTTTCCTTGAAATTATGATGAAGACGAATAGAAGAGAAACGGTTTAA
- a CDS encoding PadR family transcriptional regulator produces the protein MSTSQMLKGILEGCLLAIISEGEIYGYEMSEKLAKYGFTMASEGSIYPLLIRMQKEGLITSVMKESPSGPKRKYYTLTEKGEEALDEFMDRWEAMQSSVERLLEGKGRRK, from the coding sequence ATGTCGACAAGTCAAATGCTGAAAGGGATCTTAGAAGGATGCTTACTTGCTATTATTTCTGAAGGCGAAATATACGGTTATGAAATGAGTGAGAAGCTAGCAAAGTATGGTTTTACAATGGCGAGTGAGGGAAGTATTTATCCGTTATTAATACGAATGCAAAAAGAAGGATTAATAACAAGCGTAATGAAGGAATCTCCATCTGGTCCAAAGAGAAAATATTACACATTAACAGAAAAAGGCGAGGAAGCACTTGATGAATTTATGGATCGCTGGGAAGCGATGCAAAGTAGTGTGGAACGTCTACTTGAAGGGAAGGGGAGAAGAAAATAA
- a CDS encoding 3-hydroxybutyrate dehydrogenase encodes MVTNRVVFLTGAASGIGYEMGSAFAKEGAKVVITDRLEERAKEAAEQLQNEGFQAIGLKCDVTSEEEITASISQTVSHFGSLDILINNAGMQHVSPIEDFPTEKFELLIQIMQIAPFIAIKHAFPIMKQQKYGRIINVASINGLVGFAGKAAYNSAKHGVIGLTKVAALEGATHGITVNALCPGYVDTPLVRNQLQDLATTRNVPLENVLEDVIYPFVPQKRLLQVQEIADYAMFLASEKAKGITGQAVVIDGGYTAQ; translated from the coding sequence ATGGTTACAAATCGAGTTGTCTTTTTAACAGGTGCTGCGAGTGGTATTGGATATGAAATGGGAAGTGCTTTTGCAAAAGAAGGTGCAAAAGTTGTGATTACTGATCGTCTTGAAGAACGTGCGAAAGAAGCAGCTGAACAATTACAAAATGAAGGTTTTCAAGCTATCGGTTTAAAATGTGACGTTACATCTGAAGAGGAAATTACAGCATCAATTTCTCAAACAGTTAGTCATTTCGGTTCATTAGATATATTAATTAACAACGCAGGAATGCAACACGTTTCACCCATTGAAGACTTTCCAACGGAAAAGTTTGAGCTACTAATTCAAATTATGCAAATTGCTCCGTTTATCGCAATTAAGCATGCCTTTCCGATTATGAAACAACAAAAATATGGTCGTATTATTAATGTCGCTTCTATTAACGGCCTTGTCGGGTTTGCTGGAAAAGCTGCCTACAATAGTGCAAAACATGGCGTAATTGGATTAACAAAAGTTGCCGCTTTAGAAGGTGCTACGCATGGTATTACTGTTAATGCCCTTTGTCCTGGTTATGTCGATACCCCTCTTGTACGTAATCAACTACAAGACTTAGCTACTACACGAAATGTACCACTTGAAAATGTTTTAGAAGATGTTATTTATCCATTCGTCCCACAAAAGCGCTTATTACAAGTACAAGAAATCGCTGATTATGCTATGTTTTTAGCGAGTGAAAAAGCTAAAGGTATAACTGGTCAAGCTGTCGTTATCGATGGTGGCTATACTGCTCAATAA
- a CDS encoding YvrJ family protein: MEEWIKMIGNVGFPIVVTLYLLHRIESKLEGVIVAIEKLPRQLLKYEDPRNKK, translated from the coding sequence ATGGAAGAGTGGATCAAGATGATAGGTAATGTAGGGTTTCCAATTGTTGTAACATTATATTTACTCCACCGTATTGAAAGTAAATTAGAGGGGGTAATTGTTGCAATTGAGAAGCTCCCGCGGCAATTACTAAAGTACGAAGATCCTCGTAATAAAAAATAA
- the mtnA gene encoding S-methyl-5-thioribose-1-phosphate isomerase, which produces MSTIVTVPRSVSWKGDAIAVLNQTKLPHSTEYKTLTTIEEVWKSIVMLEVRGAPVIGIVAAFGLALASKKYNTVHIEEFQKKFNRDCNYLGTSRPTAVNLFWAIDRMRESIRDITTIKEAQKTLEEEALRIQQEDEEVCRNIGEYALTCFKDGDNILTICNAGSIATARYGTALAPFYIGKEKGVRLHAYACETRPVLQGGRLTTWELKQANIDVTLITDNTAAHAIQTKEINAIIVGADRIVANGDTANKIGTMNLAILAKHFDIPFYVAAPLSTFDVTKETGAEIIIEERDETEVTKIFGKQVAPIGTSVYNPAFDVTPNELITGIITEKGIISGDYKREIASLFEKQANT; this is translated from the coding sequence GTGAGTACAATTGTTACTGTTCCGAGATCTGTAAGCTGGAAAGGTGATGCAATTGCGGTATTAAATCAAACGAAATTGCCGCATAGCACAGAATACAAAACATTGACGACTATTGAAGAGGTTTGGAAAAGCATCGTAATGTTAGAAGTACGAGGAGCGCCTGTAATTGGAATTGTAGCTGCATTTGGCTTGGCGCTTGCATCAAAAAAATATAACACTGTACATATTGAAGAATTTCAAAAGAAGTTTAATAGAGATTGTAATTATTTAGGAACGTCACGCCCGACAGCAGTAAATTTATTTTGGGCAATTGATCGTATGAGAGAATCTATTCGAGATATTACTACAATAAAAGAAGCACAAAAAACATTAGAAGAAGAAGCGCTTCGCATTCAGCAGGAAGATGAAGAGGTGTGCCGAAATATTGGGGAATATGCGTTAACATGTTTTAAAGATGGCGATAATATTTTAACAATCTGTAACGCTGGAAGTATCGCAACTGCCAGATATGGAACTGCATTAGCTCCCTTTTATATTGGAAAAGAGAAAGGTGTGCGTTTACATGCATATGCGTGTGAAACGAGACCAGTTTTACAAGGTGGTCGCTTAACGACCTGGGAATTGAAGCAAGCAAATATTGATGTGACCCTTATTACAGATAATACTGCAGCTCATGCTATTCAAACGAAAGAAATAAATGCAATTATTGTAGGGGCGGATCGAATTGTCGCAAATGGAGATACGGCAAATAAAATAGGGACAATGAATTTAGCTATTTTAGCAAAGCACTTTGATATTCCATTTTATGTTGCTGCGCCACTGTCAACATTTGATGTTACGAAAGAAACTGGAGCCGAAATAATTATTGAAGAAAGAGATGAAACAGAAGTTACGAAAATCTTTGGAAAACAAGTAGCACCAATTGGAACGAGTGTTTATAACCCTGCATTTGACGTAACACCGAACGAATTAATTACAGGAATTATTACTGAGAAAGGTATTATAAGCGGGGATTATAAAAGAGAAATTGCATCATTATTTGAAAAACAGGCTAATACATAA
- the mtnK gene encoding S-methyl-5-thioribose kinase, translated as MGYYSLTETTAIQYAKEHGYFEKKANVVCHEIGDGNLNYVFKLDDGEKSIIIKQALPYAKVVGESWPLSIKRATIESKALQIFAQYVPDYVPVVYSHDEELAITVIEDLSRLTITRKGLIDGEEYPLLSQHIGRFLAHVLFYTSDFGLQSEEKRVLEGTFVNPDLCKITEDLVFTDPFGHYDTNDYEPELQLAVDELWSDKTLKLKVAQYKYKFLTKKEALIHGDLHTGSIFSSPSETKVIDPEFATYGPFGFDIGQFIANLLLNALSREEEQRSVLFFHIEKTWSYFVETFTKLWIGEGVEAYTKEKQWLPIILQNIFTDAVGFAGCELIRRTIGLAHVADLDEIENKETRIQAKKQALSLGKELIKYESKSADIQLFRTLFQQTVSGGVKA; from the coding sequence ATGGGATATTATTCATTAACTGAAACAACAGCTATACAATATGCGAAAGAACACGGTTATTTTGAAAAGAAAGCAAATGTAGTTTGTCATGAAATTGGAGACGGAAACTTAAATTACGTGTTCAAATTAGATGATGGAGAGAAATCAATTATAATAAAACAAGCACTGCCTTATGCGAAAGTAGTTGGTGAAAGCTGGCCATTGTCTATAAAAAGAGCAACGATTGAAAGCAAGGCATTACAAATTTTTGCGCAGTATGTACCGGATTATGTTCCAGTAGTGTACAGTCATGATGAAGAGTTAGCGATAACGGTAATAGAAGACTTATCAAGACTAACAATTACAAGAAAAGGATTAATAGACGGAGAAGAATATCCGCTTTTATCCCAGCATATCGGCCGTTTTCTAGCGCATGTTTTATTTTATACTTCAGATTTTGGTTTACAGTCAGAAGAGAAAAGGGTACTAGAAGGTACATTTGTAAACCCAGACCTTTGCAAAATTACAGAAGATTTGGTGTTTACAGATCCGTTTGGTCATTACGATACGAATGATTATGAGCCGGAGTTACAATTGGCTGTTGATGAACTTTGGAGTGATAAAACTCTAAAACTAAAAGTGGCTCAATATAAATATAAGTTTTTAACGAAAAAAGAAGCGCTTATTCATGGTGATTTACATACAGGTAGTATTTTTTCATCACCTTCTGAAACGAAAGTGATTGATCCAGAATTTGCGACATATGGCCCATTTGGATTTGACATCGGTCAATTTATTGCAAATCTATTATTAAATGCTTTATCTAGAGAAGAAGAACAGAGAAGTGTACTATTTTTCCATATAGAAAAGACGTGGAGTTATTTTGTAGAAACTTTTACAAAGTTATGGATTGGAGAAGGTGTAGAAGCATATACGAAAGAAAAACAATGGTTACCAATTATTTTGCAAAATATCTTTACTGATGCAGTTGGATTTGCCGGATGTGAACTGATTCGTAGAACAATTGGTTTAGCTCATGTAGCAGATTTAGATGAAATAGAAAATAAAGAAACAAGAATTCAAGCTAAGAAACAAGCGCTATCCTTAGGTAAAGAACTAATAAAATATGAATCTAAAAGTGCTGATATACAACTGTTTCGAACATTATTTCAACAGACAGTTTCAGGGGGCGTAAAAGCGTGA
- a CDS encoding carbon-nitrogen family hydrolase has protein sequence MKVVTILVTNDIIFPVFCKEKNENGAENMKVACIQMDIVFGDVEKNIENAKNKISEAMKERPDVIVLPELWTTGYDLTRLNEIADRDGLETQEKLIEWSKQYGVHIVGGSIAKQTEQGVTNTMYVVTNKGELVNEYSKVHLFQLMDEHKYLIAGNSTGEFKLDDVECAGTICYDIRFPEWMRVHTARGAKVLFVVAEWPLVRLAHWRLLLQARAVENQCYVVACNRAGKDPNNEFAGHSLIVDPWGEVIVEANEEESILFGELTFEKIKEVRKGIPVFADRRPELYK, from the coding sequence TTGAAAGTTGTTACAATTCTAGTGACAAATGATATAATCTTTCCAGTATTTTGTAAAGAAAAAAATGAGAATGGGGCTGAAAATATGAAAGTCGCATGTATTCAAATGGATATTGTCTTTGGAGATGTAGAAAAAAATATTGAGAATGCTAAAAATAAAATAAGTGAAGCGATGAAAGAAAGACCAGATGTTATCGTCTTACCAGAACTATGGACAACAGGATATGATTTAACGAGGCTTAATGAAATTGCAGATAGGGATGGATTAGAAACGCAAGAAAAGTTGATAGAATGGTCGAAACAATATGGTGTACATATTGTTGGTGGTTCTATAGCAAAGCAAACAGAACAAGGTGTTACAAATACAATGTATGTTGTAACGAATAAAGGAGAACTAGTCAATGAATATAGTAAAGTGCATTTATTTCAGCTTATGGATGAGCATAAATATTTAATCGCTGGAAATAGTACAGGTGAATTTAAGTTAGATGATGTTGAGTGCGCTGGCACAATTTGTTATGATATTCGTTTTCCAGAATGGATGCGGGTTCATACTGCTCGAGGAGCAAAAGTTTTATTTGTTGTAGCGGAATGGCCATTAGTTCGTTTAGCACATTGGCGTTTACTATTGCAAGCAAGAGCAGTTGAAAATCAGTGTTATGTTGTTGCATGTAATAGGGCAGGAAAGGATCCGAATAATGAGTTTGCCGGTCATTCTTTAATTGTCGATCCTTGGGGCGAAGTTATTGTAGAGGCGAATGAAGAAGAATCAATTTTATTTGGAGAGCTTACATTCGAGAAAATTAAAGAAGTACGCAAAGGAATTCCTGTTTTTGCAGATCGTCGTCCAGAATTATACAAATAA
- a CDS encoding pyridoxal phosphate-dependent aminotransferase, producing the protein MKSFQPSEIVTSLPTQFFASLVAKVNKVVAAGHDVINLGQGNPDQPTPQHIVKALQDAAEKTIHHKYPPFRGHESLKEAVTTFYKREYGVELNPKTEVAILFGGKAGLVELPICFTNPGDTILVPDPGYPDYLSGVSLAKAHFETMPLIAENNFLPDYTKIDDTIAKQAKLMFLNYPNNPTGATASKDFFDETIHFANKHNILVVHDFAYGAIGFDGQKPVSFLQADGAKDIGIEIYTLSKTFNMAGWRIAFAVGNESVIETINLLQDHMYVSIFGAIQDAAREALLSSQSCVVDLVNSYESRRNALISACHSIGWKVDIPTGSFFAWLPVPEGYTSEQFSDILLEKAHVAVAPGIGFGEHGEGYVRVGLLHTEDRLREAINRIDKLNFFKKPLTT; encoded by the coding sequence ATGAAATCATTTCAACCTTCTGAGATAGTAACATCATTGCCAACACAATTTTTCGCTTCACTTGTTGCAAAAGTTAACAAAGTCGTAGCAGCTGGTCACGATGTTATTAATCTAGGTCAAGGTAATCCAGATCAACCAACACCGCAGCATATCGTAAAAGCTTTACAAGATGCTGCCGAAAAGACCATTCATCATAAATATCCGCCATTTCGCGGACATGAAAGCTTAAAGGAAGCCGTGACTACATTCTATAAACGTGAATACGGCGTCGAATTAAACCCAAAAACTGAAGTTGCTATTTTGTTTGGTGGGAAGGCTGGACTAGTAGAATTACCCATTTGTTTTACAAATCCTGGTGATACAATTCTCGTTCCGGATCCAGGCTATCCAGATTATTTATCTGGGGTTTCCTTAGCAAAGGCACACTTTGAAACAATGCCGCTTATTGCAGAAAATAATTTTTTACCGGATTATACAAAAATTGATGACACTATTGCGAAACAAGCAAAATTAATGTTTTTAAACTATCCAAATAACCCTACTGGTGCTACTGCATCAAAAGATTTCTTTGACGAAACCATTCATTTTGCTAATAAGCATAATATATTAGTTGTTCATGATTTTGCTTACGGTGCTATTGGATTTGATGGTCAAAAGCCTGTTAGTTTCTTGCAAGCAGATGGTGCGAAAGATATAGGAATTGAAATTTACACGTTATCAAAAACTTTCAATATGGCTGGCTGGCGTATTGCTTTTGCAGTTGGAAATGAAAGTGTCATCGAAACCATTAACCTATTGCAAGATCATATGTATGTTAGTATTTTTGGTGCAATTCAAGATGCTGCTCGCGAAGCACTATTAAGTTCACAGTCTTGTGTAGTAGATCTTGTAAATAGTTACGAATCTCGGAGAAACGCTCTTATTTCAGCTTGTCACTCAATTGGTTGGAAGGTAGACATTCCAACCGGATCATTCTTTGCATGGCTTCCTGTACCAGAAGGTTATACATCCGAGCAATTTTCTGATATTTTACTAGAAAAAGCACACGTTGCAGTTGCTCCTGGTATTGGATTTGGCGAGCACGGCGAAGGGTATGTCCGCGTTGGTCTCTTGCATACAGAAGATAGATTACGAGAAGCCATTAATCGAATTGATAAATTAAATTTTTTCAAAAAGCCATTGACAACATAA